GGTAATTTCTATGGCTGATTTCACCAAGAACGTCCCAATGCCCCTCCTGCGCTTGGCAGGAACAACGTAGAAGTCGTTTATCTCTGCTCTGGTGCCAGAGATGGAGAATGAAATAAATCCCACTGGGGATCCTTCGCTTAGCCCCCAAAATACCCTTGGTTCAGTGCTGGACAGGGGAAAACGATCTGCGAAATACGAATCCCGACTATCAGATGTACATACCGTATCGGCATGTGGCATGATCTCCAGCCAGTAAGCTTCGACGAGTGGACGAAATCGATTCTGGTCGGCTGGAATTACCCGTTTGAAATTGATGCGTTCCATAATAAATCAGACTCGTCTATGCCATGCTGTTAGATGAAGTGCGATCTATCGCTTTCTTGATGTCACGAATAAGACATCGTCGCTAGCAAAGTCGTTCGCTTCGACTATATCGCTTTGCATTGAACTTATGTCGAAGCCATTCGTTGCCAATAGGCTCTCGATCTCGCTTTCGGTGAAATAGTGGTCCCATGTGATGAACTCCTTTGGATCTTGCCTGTCCTCCAGTACTAATGTTCGTATTCCCCAAGCTCTGTGGTCTGGAAAGTGTTTGCTCTCATTCAACAAGAAGTGAGAAGAGTTCGCCCAAAATCCGCTACCGGAAACGTAGTTCCAGTCTCGTGATTCGCATTTGCTGTCGCTCAAGCGTGGCCCAAATATGTCGAAGAGAAACAATCCGTCCTTTACGAGATGTGCATGAACGCGACTCAGAAACGTCATTTGTTCACGCGGCAAGAGAGCACCGAAGTCGCAATAGATGCAGATAGCCGCGTCATACATGCCTTCAATAGGATCAGAGAGATAGTCTCCGCATTCATAGTGGATCCGAAGATCGCTCTCTCGGGCACTCTTCCTGGCGTACTCAATAGAAACCGGATTAATGTCCAGGCCGGTTACGCTGAACCCTTTGGCTGCCAGCCTGGTTGAGTATAAGCCTGGGCCACACCCCAGATCCAGGATGCGTTTCGCTCCTTTACATTGTACCGCCACCCAGTCAATCGTTTTGCTGATGATATGAGGTTTTCGACTGGCCCCATCCGAATCTGGATCCAAGTGAGCAGAGAGCATCGCTTTAGATACATGCGGATCTGTCCAGATATTCGCGTTCCCCTGGCGGCTATATACAAGCGTGCTCGGAAACATGCGTGCTCCTTATCAGGCATCAAAATAACTGAGTCGATCGCCTTCTGCTTCCCAGAGTTCTTCAAACATTTTTCGGATGTCGGGTAAAGATACGACGGATGCAGTAAGTGGGTCCAATGCACAAGCATGGAATGCCGCTTCTTTATCTTTTTCCATTGCCGCTTTGACGGAGAGTTCTTGTACGGCGATGTTGGTCATGTTTAATGCGGCGCACTGAGGCGGGAGTTCACCAACGTAACAGGGATGAATGCCTTCTCTATCGACCATGCAGGGTACTTCAACACAGCATTCGTCGGGAAGATTGGTGATAGATCCGTTGTTCATGACGTTGCCGTTGAAGACAAATGGGACACCTGTGATTTTTGCTTCTATGATTGAAGAAGCGTATTCGTGGGATGCTTGTAGTTTTGGGACTTCGGCTTCGGTATCGTCATCTGTGATACCCGTGTCTTTCATCCAGGATCGTTTGCGGCTTTCGGGCAATTCCATGAAGACGGGATCGCGTTCTGGCAGGTTGTAGATGTCCCGCAATTCCCGAGTGCGCTGGAAGTAGGGGAGGTATTCTGAATTGTGTCGGGTGCTTTCGGTGACAAAATAGCCAAATTGCTTCATTAACTCGACCCGCACCAGGTCGTCTTTGAAACTGGGATGGGTGTCAACGGCTTTGAAGATGCGAGGGTAGAGGTCTTCGCCGTCTTTGTTGAATTTTAGAATCCAGGCCTGGTGGTTAATCCCCGCAACGAGGTAACTCACATCTTCGTAGGGAACGTCAATGCCATTTGCCAGTTTTTTTGTCGTGCCCTGTACGCTGTGGCAGAGGCCGACGTTTTGGATGGATGAACCGATAGAATGCATCCAGGTGAGCATGGCCATGGGGTTGGTATAATTTAACATGAGTGCATCGGGGCAGTGTTTTTCCATGCTTTTGCAAAATGATAGGTGCTCGTGTGCGGTGCGAAGATAACGGAACACACCTCCTACGCCTACTGTGTCGGCGACAGTTTGGTTAATGCCGTACTTCTTGGGGATGTTGATTTCAGATGCATAGGGTTCGCCCCAGTAGGCTGCGCCCCCAATGGATACGGCAGTGACGACAAAATCTGCGCCGGGCAATAATTCTTCGCGATCCGTGCTGGCGATGCATTTGCCAGGGAGTCCATGGCCATCAATGGCGCGGTTCACGTAATCGTGCACCTGAGTCAATCGCTCTTCGTTGATATCACAGAGTGCGATTGTGGAATCGTTTAATAATTCACGAGATAAAATATCGAGGGACAGTCGGCTTCCGAATCCACTGCCAGCACCAATGATTACAATTTTTGCCATTAAAACCTCCAGTATGAAAAGTAATAAACTCAGCGAGTGAGGAATCAGGAAAACACCGGTGCCTGGAACACATCCTCGAATTCACCGCGGTCCTTCGCCCGCTGATACTCCCACTCGTAGGGCGATTCCCTGAGCCTGTTGGGCCCGTTCCTCACATCGTGCCCGATGTTGCTTTGCCTGGGGTAATGGCTGTAGATCATGAGCCTCCGCGGACGACCGGAAACATTTGGCCTGGAGTTGTGGATCAGCACCGAATGGAAGAGCATGACGGAGCCGGGCGGCGCCAACAGGTCGATTCCCCCATCGAAATCGATCAAATCCGGTAGCACTTCCCACCCCCTTTTGTTGGGCGGTCGGTGGTGTTCCAGGTGCTGTTTGTGACTCCCCGGCCAGACGTGGA
This is a stretch of genomic DNA from Gemmatimonadota bacterium. It encodes these proteins:
- a CDS encoding GNAT family N-acetyltransferase — protein: MERINFKRVIPADQNRFRPLVEAYWLEIMPHADTVCTSDSRDSYFADRFPLSSTEPRVFWGLSEGSPVGFISFSISGTRAEINDFYVVPAKRRRGIGTFLVKSAIEITDSLGIDRIDLNVRRDNPEALKFWEAQGFMIGHYELIQYRDPKKRVGFLGALSSDFV
- the melA gene encoding alpha-galactosidase; this translates as MAKIVIIGAGSGFGSRLSLDILSRELLNDSTIALCDINEERLTQVHDYVNRAIDGHGLPGKCIASTDREELLPGADFVVTAVSIGGAAYWGEPYASEINIPKKYGINQTVADTVGVGGVFRYLRTAHEHLSFCKSMEKHCPDALMLNYTNPMAMLTWMHSIGSSIQNVGLCHSVQGTTKKLANGIDVPYEDVSYLVAGINHQAWILKFNKDGEDLYPRIFKAVDTHPSFKDDLVRVELMKQFGYFVTESTRHNSEYLPYFQRTRELRDIYNLPERDPVFMELPESRKRSWMKDTGITDDDTEAEVPKLQASHEYASSIIEAKITGVPFVFNGNVMNNGSITNLPDECCVEVPCMVDREGIHPCYVGELPPQCAALNMTNIAVQELSVKAAMEKDKEAAFHACALDPLTASVVSLPDIRKMFEELWEAEGDRLSYFDA
- a CDS encoding class I SAM-dependent methyltransferase — its product is MFPSTLVYSRQGNANIWTDPHVSKAMLSAHLDPDSDGASRKPHIISKTIDWVAVQCKGAKRILDLGCGPGLYSTRLAAKGFSVTGLDINPVSIEYARKSARESDLRIHYECGDYLSDPIEGMYDAAICIYCDFGALLPREQMTFLSRVHAHLVKDGLFLFDIFGPRLSDSKCESRDWNYVSGSGFWANSSHFLLNESKHFPDHRAWGIRTLVLEDRQDPKEFITWDHYFTESEIESLLATNGFDISSMQSDIVEANDFASDDVLFVTSRKR